The window ACGGACGCCCTCGGCGGCCGCAACGGCTGCGACACCCGGGACGACGTGCTCCGCAGGGACCTCAGGCAGCTCCGGGAGGGGGACCGCAACCCCTGCGTGGTGCTCTCCGGAGTGCTGCACGACCCGTACACCGGCAAGGAGATCCCCTACACCTACCGCCGCGCCTCCGGGATCGAGACGGATCACGTCGTCGCGCTGGGCGCCGCCTGGCGGGGCGGGGCCCACGCCTGGACGCCGCAGCGCAGGCTGGAGTACGCCAACGACCTGAACGTCCTGCTCGCCGTGGACAAGCAGACCAACCAGGACAAGGGCAGCAGGACCGCCGACAAGTGGAGGCCCCCGCGGCGGGCGTACCGGTGCGAGTACGCCCGGCGCTACACCGGCATCAAGGCGACGTACGGGTTGTCCGTGACGCCACCGGAGAAGGCCGCCCTCGTCGAGATGCTGGGGACCTGCCCTCAGGGGTGACCGGCCGCCGAGAAGAGCGTGTGCATCGCTCGGCGCAGGCCGCAGATGTCCGAGACCGGCTCCGGGAAGTCGAAGCGGGCGTCGAAGGCGGCGGAGGGGTCGCCGCCCGTGAAGCGCACGCGCAGCCCCAGCCGGTCGAGGGCCAGCGGGACGCCCTTCATGCCCTGCGCCTCGCGTGCGCCGAGCAGCCCGCACAGGTCCGCGATCCGGTCGCCGTGGGCGGCGGAGAGGTGCTGGAGGAGTTCCGTCTCGTGGGCGACCATCGGGTCCGGCTCCGCCGCCGCCAGGTCGTCCGGGTCCACCTGCTCCGCGCCCCACAGGTCGTCCACCGAGATCTCGCCGACCTCCAGGCGGAGCATCATCCAGGCCGGGCGGCCCGAGTACGGGGCGTCCAAGGACTCGGACATGCCCAGCAGCTCGCCCACCGGACGGCGCTCCGCGAGCAGCGCCGCACAGGCCGCCCGGTCGTCCCCGCGCACCGGCGTCAGCCACCCGGCGAGCCACGCGCGACCTCGGATACGATGGGGCACGGACACCGGCGCCACGTCCGTGATCTCGATCACGGCGGTGAGGTCGTCGTCCTGGGCGTGAGCGGCTGCCCTGGCAGCCGCGGATTCCCCGGAAACAAGGAGAATCACGTCCCCGTCCGGGGTGACGGTCCGAGCGGCCGGCAGCCCTGTCCCGAACTCTTCCTGGTCGAAAGCACCCGGGAGCGTGAGGGATACTGAGGCGTTGGACTCTACGAGGGTTCGTACGCGTTCGGCTCCGGTGAGCTGCCGAACGCCTTCCCTGGGACGCGGCTGACCTTGCTTATCGTCGTCGAAAGCAGATTCCGTTTCGTTGGAATCTGAACTTCGACGCGCACTGGGCAGGGGGATCCCATGTGGTCGAGACATTACGTCCTCCTCGCTAAGGTAAGCCTCACCTAACTTACATGGAGGTAGGTTCCACGTGAACCAGAAGCGACCCAAGGTCAAGAAGTCGCGTGCCCTCGGCATTGCGCTGACCCCGAAGGCCGTCAAGTACTTCGAGGCCCGCCCCTACCCGCCGGGCGAGCACGGCCGTGGCCGCAAGCA of the Streptomyces sp. NBC_01426 genome contains:
- a CDS encoding HNH endonuclease family protein — translated: MGRRAPLIAVAAVLLAAGCHHGDGEKSPAGIAALVSGAPLTSPGFPPTAREAAARLAALKVEWGRNWQTYKRENFGRYWSDETDALGGRNGCDTRDDVLRRDLRQLREGDRNPCVVLSGVLHDPYTGKEIPYTYRRASGIETDHVVALGAAWRGGAHAWTPQRRLEYANDLNVLLAVDKQTNQDKGSRTADKWRPPRRAYRCEYARRYTGIKATYGLSVTPPEKAALVEMLGTCPQG
- a CDS encoding DUF2470 domain-containing protein, which produces MSRPHGIPLPSARRSSDSNETESAFDDDKQGQPRPREGVRQLTGAERVRTLVESNASVSLTLPGAFDQEEFGTGLPAARTVTPDGDVILLVSGESAAARAAAHAQDDDLTAVIEITDVAPVSVPHRIRGRAWLAGWLTPVRGDDRAACAALLAERRPVGELLGMSESLDAPYSGRPAWMMLRLEVGEISVDDLWGAEQVDPDDLAAAEPDPMVAHETELLQHLSAAHGDRIADLCGLLGAREAQGMKGVPLALDRLGLRVRFTGGDPSAAFDARFDFPEPVSDICGLRRAMHTLFSAAGHP